The nucleotide sequence GAACATTATGTTATTTAGCAGAGTGCCAGAGTCCATGGAATTTTAGGGCCTGAATAATCTTACAAATAGTGAATTTAGATTACACGTACTTTAATACCATACAGATGTTCTACGGTACTGAAACCCAATCCAGTAAGCTCCTTATTAGTGGAGTTCTTCTGTATATGTCAATACATTATTCTTTAAATTGATATGGTTTAAAGTATGTATTTGACTATCTGGTATGTAATTGTTCATTTTGAAATTTTCAACAAGTACTATTGGATTCGTGGTTTGCCGATTTCTGTACAAAAAACTGAATACTTTTCTAACCACACAATGGTGGGACACTTTTCATATTTAAAGTATGTGTAAACTTATGAAACTAGAAAGTTGGACTTTGTAAATGTAAATGCTGCCATGCGTTGCACTAAAATGGTGAGAAAACTTTGGCCCTTCTGTAAATTTGGTTGTTTCTCTGTATTAGGTTCTTGGATCCTCTCTATTATGGAGATTACCCACTTGTGATGAAGGAAAATACTGGCTCCAAGTTGCCAAAATTTTCTCGAAGCCAGTCTAAACAACTAATCAGCTCTATGGACTTTCTTGGTATCAATTACTACACATTTTTGTACGTGAAGGATGACCCGCATCATGCTCCCAGCAACAGAAGGGATTTCAGGGCTGATATGGCTGCTAAATCAATATGTGAGTGAGTTTCATATGTGTTGTATTTTGGGGACTCAATCATTGTCGTTTTTCTAGAGTTTATTCATGTCAGGAAAAAATCTAGGAAAATGTCAGCACTAATATACTAGATTTTGTTTTACTAACTTTAATATGCTTTACGCCATGTCGGTAAAGGGTTATTATTGATCCTAGTTGGTAATCTATGTCTGTTTATTATTGTGGTCCGGTGGATAATTGGTCTAGAAAGATAAGCAAAACATAGCTTAATACCAGCACAGAGATCACAAAGTAGCCACCGAGATGATCATCCCGTGTCGTGTCAAGATGAGGTGAATGGAGGCCTTGATGTCCAATTTGGCATAGGTTGAAGCCTCATTGGCACTTGAGAATTGAGATTGATCCAACAAGGACCAGGGGTTCTCATACTCTGTCGAGATCTCCTAGCATTCCTTCACTGCACAGACATAGCATCGTAAAGGGGATAGGTGGATATGAGAAATAGAGAAAAGGAGGTATTAATGGAGGCGGTGCCGGCGAATGAAGGGTGCCAGGAGCATCGGTGCCCGGCTGAAGAACGGCGAACATCGCACTTGTTGTTATGGAGCATGGTGGCACACTCCGATGAGGGGCCTGTGCAAAGTTGAGTTGAGAGAGGGGGGAGCAAGAGGGTGGTGACTGATGAGATAGAGAAAGGTGAAAGCCAAATCTGCAGACGAGTCATTGCCACATCATCtccatttattttttcttttcttttttgcgaaaACAACGTTGGGACCATTTTATGGACAATACAATTTAAAGGAAACGAGTTTAGGGTGCCGAGAAAGTTATTTGCATGTCAAAGGTCGTGCTGCCGAGGTGTTTAGGTTTGGCTGTGACGCAGCCTCGGTGCTCTGTGTTCTGCCTCTTCGCCACTTGTGGTGGAGGCCGAGCAAGGCATGTAGTGTGTCGTTGTAGTCGTGATGTGGTTGTTTCCATGCATTGTTTGCCGCTCGGCATTGTATCAGCCTTCTTGGCTCTTCTTCTATGAATCTGATACACCTTTCCGTGGTGTATCCTCAAGAAAAAAAAAAGACAAACACACAAGTTTATGGACAATGCGATTTATTCTATAGATCAATAGTTACTACCAGAAGCAATTTCTGCTCATTGAGTAATCTTCCATTATCTAGCTAGCTGTGTACTTTGGATTCATGTTGATTATTTTAATCATATTGGAATTCTTTATTTTAGTGTGATAATTTAATCCATGATTTACCTCTTGCAGTTGCAAGCAATTCTACCACTGGGGTAAGAGAAACTTGCAGTAAATCTGTTTTTAGATATTAAATGTATAATAACAGAGGGCTGACATATAGTGCTTCTCAGTTCTCTGTGCCAGGTTATGGTCTACGGCAAGTGCTTGAACATTTGAAGCAATCTTATGGTAATCCTCCAATCTATATCCATGAGAATGGTAAGTATTTTGCAACTATCCTTGTTGATAAAATAAGCCGGCTGATCTGGCGATTTTGTGTATCTTGTTTAGCATCCTACTTATATGATGTCCAAAAAATTAGAATCATGCAGTGCTGCCCAATATTATGAAACTATTTTTCACTTCCCTAAAATGGTCTTCAGTGCTACAGAAGACATGTGCTTATTCTTGTCTAAATATTCAGTCCAGCCTAGTGCCTATATATTCTTTTAATAAACACCATTAACACGACTTGCAAAAACTTTCAACTGTAGGGTATCCAATGCATCAAGATGTGGTATTTGATGATGGCCCTAGGGTGGAATTCTTGAGTGAACATCTTAAAAACCTGCTTATTGCTCTCAGGTATTACAAGCAAAATCCTCATCCTGCCAGTCTTCAACAAAATGGCAAAATGATGCGAGTGCACCAAAGGACCTTTTAGTTTGCATTATAGAATCGTTCATGTGATAGTAACATGAGCATTTTTATTTGCTGTCAAAAGAAAAAACATGAACATTTCTTTTTTTGGTGATGACAGGAATggttcgaatactaggggctactTTGCCTGGTCGCTGATGGATTTATATGAACTACTTAGTGTCGGGGACACGTATGGGCTGTATTACGTGGATTTTGCCAATGAGGATCTCAAGAGGTATCCAAGGAGGTCTGCGATTTGGTACAAGGATTTTCTCAAGGGGAGGCGCATGGAGACAGAGAGATTCTCCGATCACTAGCTCTTGACCTCTGGCGTAGACTGCGATAGCTGTTTTCTGTAACATGTAAGGTTAAACTGCTCCATCCCCCCACCGTCGTTATTCCAAACACACCAGAGCGGCCCAAGTGGAGTGAGATGGAAGAATAAGGCGCGCGCTTTTGCCAATTTTCAACTTTTGACCATAAATTAGACCAATACTGGAGTAATATATTATCTCCATCCCAAATTACCTGTGTTAGACTTGTCTATATACAGATATATCTAACATTAATTCGGGACTGAGGAAGTATATAATTATGACTTAAAAattatgggatagagggagtacttTTCAGTATGAATTCAATGGTACAATTTTCATCATGTTCAGTTGGTCTAATTTATTATCAAATCAAAGTTAAATTTTGTGATGCATGCAGTAGCAGGTTACTAGATGTTTTCCATCTGCAGTATCCCGTTTTAATATTACACGCGTCGAATCAGTCTCTCcgaaagaaagaaaattaagttccAGATGGAAACCATCTGCTGCATCGACAGGCATCTTTTAACGCACAAACATCGTAGGCAGCAGGCTACTGACCGTCATTGATAAAAACTGCACTTTGACATCACAGAACGATATCTCAACAACCAACAAATAGGTAAAATCTGGGCTGGAACTTTGCAAATACATGTTGACTAGTACGCATAATGCCCATACCCAAAATATTAGGACATCCAACTCCTCGGTAACTTCATACCACACAAACCGTTTGCCATACCATACCGCAAAACCCAGCAATTCCAGCTCCAAAGTTTTTCATGTCCTAAGCAATCTATGCAACACCACAACTACAGGCCTTAAAAAGCGGCATTCTCGCATCTCAAGATCCGTCTTACCCACGACCACGTCCTGCCATCAAGTACAACAACAGGTCAGTATGTTGTTATCTAGAAAACCAAGAGCACATGGCAGCGGAATCTAAGCAGAAGTAGCGAACATACCGCCTTTGTTGCCACCTTTACTTCCAATTCCGCCCCTTCCACGGCCACCGCCTTTGCCATCATCTTGGCCACGACCAATGCCTCTGCCTCCAGGTTTAGTGCCTAtatctcctcttcctcttccacgaCCAACACCTGGTGGCTTCCTATCTGCATATACAGTAGCATGAAATAATTCAGAACAGCACTGAATCAATAGCTCTATCAAAGAACAGGGTAAGTTCTACAGGTTATAATAGTAGTAATGAATAAATTACTGTACGTGCACGTTGGCGCTCCTAACAACACAGAGTCCACTGTAATGTACTACCGGTGTGTATTTACATACAGATAATAAAGCCTAATAGTGTTGAAGTTAGTGCCAGCAGATCTGAGATCAAGTTTATCACGGTATTGTTACTGCAAATATATGCATTATTCATTCATCATGCTTAGTTCTGATCATGCTATCAACATTGTACTTCTAAGATCAATGGCCTATGAAGAAAAAGGAGCAACAGAACAAATAGCTGCCTCTCTTTAAGAATACAAGTCAGACACTGTGTTTGTGCTTAGTGCAGCcgaacttaagaaaaacaaaaactcttgACCGTTTACAATGTTTAGCCACATGAAAAATGACACTATTAGACTAGAATACTTTCGCACTATTATACTTCTAACCTAATGAGTATGAGAGAGTCAAGTTGCCCCTCAGAGACCACACAATGTCAATTTGCCCAATAGTATGAAGTGATGAGCAGTTCATAAATAACACACAACCAATAAAATGTAGCTATAATTATATATACTTGCCAGTTTATTAGAACATAAATGTGTAAACATATAAATATGTGTTCCAATGAACAACCCACTGCTGATTCAATAAGCTTTAGTCTTTGGATGCATACCTGATCTACTCTTAGAAGTTTCCTCTTGAACCTTGTCAATCACCTGTGAGTGAAACATAAAGCTCATGCAGTCAGGATAGAAACAGCTGGTTAACTTCACTACTGATACTGATAGCTTCAGTCCTCTTAACTGTAAAGATAATATGTAcaagtttgaaaaaaaaataagGGCCATAGTAAATGGAGATTTAGTTGGCGCGGTATTTTAGTGATTTAAAGCCAAAGCAATCCTCATAGCCAGCTAGCCAACTATGTTGAAGTTTAGACCCTTGTACAGCTAGCTGATTAGACTATTTCTCTAGAAAATATATCAGGTCTGAACACACTACAATGCACCGGCCAGAGCTCAATGCGCATATTACAGTGCACAAAATAGAGCTAGTCGTGCTATTGCGCAAATAAATACTCTAGCTGATTAGACTACTTCTCTAGAAAATATCAAGTCTGAACACACTACACTGCACTGGCTAGAGCTCAATGCGCATATTACAGTGCACAAACTAGAGCTGGTCGTGCTATTGCACAAATAAATACTCTTCTATTCAGCTAAAATTTCATCCCTGTGGGTTTTCATTGACCACAGGATGCTAGTTTGACCCCTAATTTCTAACATAATAGGGTAGAGGGAAACGTTGTATCTATCATATCATATGTCCATACACAAAAGTATTCTCATGCGTTGAAGTTAGACTACGGTTATTTTAGCTATTGTAGGTCACTGAATTTCAATTGCATAACCTAAATGAACCAATATTATGAAGTGCACTTATTAAGATTGCAGGGTCTTGCATATGCTGAATACAATATCCACTTGGTCCAATGTCTGACCAAAGCTGATAAGTAATCATTCAAACAATACCAAAACGTAAATTTTACTGGGGAATTCAAGCAATATACATCATTATCTTATTTTTGTAGGAGCAGCTAACAATAGACAAACAAGGCATATTGTGCAATTACATAATGTACCAAGTCTAATGACTTGCACACCAACCATAAATATCAATGCGCTGCTTATGCAACTGATATTGGATATCATACACATATATGCCAACATAGAACCTTATGATAGATGATAACGATGCACAGCCCTATGGTGCATCAGGGGATACATAACACAGATGTAAATCACCACACGAGCAAACTACATccatacacaaaacaaagacacatTGTATCTGAAAGCCATACCTCATCAGGAACCCGAAGATACTTGATCGTGTTACCACGAATATAGCACTCCGGCATCCTCCAAAACTTATCACCATCCTGCAAACCCAACCATAGAACGTAAGAGAAGACATCTCAGTCTAATCTAGTAAGACAAAAATATTAAAGAGTCCAAGAGAACACCCAGCAATCTCCACATCAAGTGTGTTGTTCTGTGCATAATTTCATTCAGAAATAAAGAGCTGACTCCCCTGTTTGTTTAGCCAAGTAATGTCCTTAACTAATCTTAAGTTGATCGGCACTCCAGCACGACTCAATGTAGCAAGCCATGCTCACCGATCCCAGATTGCACAGGAAGTGGTGGTTTTGACCGTGCCAGCAAGTAAATCGTTGTACGCCAAGCACGCTAAGTACTGTCCACAGGACAGGTTCCAAATGAACTGATCCTCGACGTCCATAGCTAGTCATCGAGGATCAATTGGCGTGCAAACTGGGATGGATGAGTGCCCGTCAATTGCAAAGTTTTTGCACGGCTTGCTACACTGAATAGGTGATGAACTGCCAGTCAACTCCAGCGTTGAGGTCTGCCACACCCACCGGCGTGCCCCCTCTGTGATCAGTCCGCGGAATCAATGTACCATATCCTCATGGATCATGTCAGGCCGGTATGGCACCAGGTGCTTAACCAGACCTCGCCGCAGTCCTCTATGTCCCGAGCCCGAAAGAAAATTTTGACGGCTGGTTCGAGTCGGCTGCGGAATATGATGGTTCTAGAAAGGGGAAGGGCGGCATTCTCTCATCATCTTGATGATGTCGCACATTTGGCGGCTAAGGAACGACTGCGTGTTCGACAGCGCCACCACCGAAGTATTGGCACTGGTTGATTCAATTCTCATGGAGGCCAACTACGGATGCATGAAGGCTCTCAGGAGACCACCACAGGCGTCCTCCTGACATACTACCTTCGCTAGCAgagtaaggccttgtacaatgggagatgcttagggaaggttaagcgtctctcctgtagaaataggcaccggtgcttcagaaaaacccggtttatttttctaagcatctctctaagcacctcccattatACAAGGTCTAAGGGAGCTGTACAGTTATTTTGCCTCTCGTAGCTTATTCTTAGTTGTCTCTGCTCTtggctttttttttgttttttctcgttTTTGGCTTGACGCAGTTTCTCTTCTAATGCGTCAATATAAAAAAAATCGTGTGCAAATAAACTCAACCACAGGAGGGAGATGGGGAGCACAAGAATTCACCTTAGAGGTGCAAATAACCTCCCGGAGGTGGATGTTCATCCACGTGTCGCAGTTCACCAAGTGCCCATTGTAGGTCTCGCCGTTCTTGAGCTCCACGAGCTGAAACCACGCAAAACAAATCAAGAAAACCCTAACACGATTGGAACAGGGAGAGCTAGAGCGGTCTTACCATGGGATGCCCCTGGGCGGTCTTGAGGAGCGAGAGGGGAAGCTGCGGAAGAACGAAAACACTAAGTTAGACACGACCGCATCTCCAGCTTTGGGgatcgagaggggaggggagggaggtaACGCACCATCTTGAGCGAGATCCGGAGATTGAAAAAAAGTCCGGATCGGCGGATGGAGACGCCGAGCTGGATCGCCGCCGGGGCGGGAAGGAGGCGGCGGCTCCGGGGGAAGATTGCGGGAGCAAAACCCTAAATTTGGCCGCCGGGTCGTGTCGGTAAAGAGGGGGAGATGAGACGAGGCGGAGAACTCGCGAGCCCTATAGTAGGCACGGCAAACCTCGCTCAGTACCGAACGGGCTCGTTTACCTTCTGGAGAAGGTTTTTTTTAGCGGGTCTGGAGAAGAGCTGATTTATATCTATATAATTCAAAAAAGGGTTTACTTTTAGCATAAAGTTTCTTCTTGTTGCTTAAAAAGGAtaaatgtaattttattttattttatttttaaaaaaagttttCATTTAAACACTGGACCCAGCAATATCACTGGCTACCAGATCAGAAACAAACTCCGGCACAAACTCACCCCAGACAACAGGGGCCCCGGCCAAACCATAACCATACCTCGCAAGAACATGGGCTACACTATTACACATCCGATGACAATGCTGAAAATGAAAGCACTCAAAAGACATAAAACAACGACTCCTTGCTTCTCTAATCAGGACCCTAATCTCTGATAAATCTGAATCTCCACTCTTCAACGCCTTAATAAGACTCAAGGAGTCTGATTCCACCAAGACTCGATGAACACCAATCCCATATAATCCCTCTAGAGCAGCTAAACAAGCAAGCATTTCCGCACGAAGTGCGTTCTTAACATTATTCAATTTCCCTGCTCCAGCCGCTATAACATCTCCTAATTCAGATCACACCACATACCCATATGCACCATCTCCCTTCTCATGGAAAGCTGCATCAAAATTGATCTTTACGAAATCAGAACATGACCGCTCCCATCTCTGAACGCCAGTACTCGAACCTCGATTAATCTTTGGTTCCTTTATAAAATCCTGCAAATGTCGCCGAGTAATGAAACATATTTCCTATGTCGATTTCCCCTTCTCACCAGCATTTACTTTATTACGCATGTCCACCATTCctattgttggggaacacagtaattttaaaattctcctacgatcacgcaagatctatctaggtgatgcatagcaacgagtgggagagtgtgtccacgtaccctcgtagaccgaaaacggaagcgttatatcaacgcggttgatgtagtcgtacgtcttcatgatccgatcgatcctagcaccgaacatatggcacctccgtgttcagcacacgttcagctcgatgacgtccctcgtactattgatccagttgaggccgagggagagtttcgtcagcacgacggcatggcaacggtgatgatgaagttaccgacgcagggcttcgcctaagcactacgacgatatgaccaaggtgtgtaactgtggagggggcaccgcacacggctaagacaaatcttgagtgcctttggggtgccccctggccacatatataaatgagggtagggaagaggtggccggcccaagtgtggcgcgccaggtgtggggaatcctactaggactccccagtccaagtaggatccccctcctctttcctattcggagtaggagagaaggaaagagagggagagggacaaggaaaggggggcctcacccccaccccttgtccaattcggtttgggcagggggaggcgcgcgccacctcttggcccttctccccctctccactaaagcccaataaggcccatcacTTCTCCCCgctaattcccgtaactctccggtactctgaaaaatacccgaatcactcgaaacctttccgatgtatgaatatagtcgtccaatatatcgatctttatgtctcgaccatttcgggactcctcgtcatgtccgtgatctcatccgggactccgaacaaccttcggtacatcaaatcacataactcataatacaaatcgtcatcgaacgttaagcgtgcgaaccctatgggttcgagaactatgtagacatgaccgagaaacctctccggtcaataaccaatagcggaaactggatgatcgtattggctcctacatattctacgaagatctttattggtcaaaccgcataacaatatacgttgttccctttgtcatcggtatgttacttgcccgagattcgatcgtgatcatacctcgttcaatctcgttacaagcaagtctctttactcgttccgtaatgcaacatcccgcaactaactcattggtcacattgcttgcatggcttatagtgatgtgcattaccgagagggcccagagatacctctccgacaatcggagtgacaaatcctaatctcgatctatgccaactcaacaaacaccatcggagacacctgtagagaatttttataatcacctagttaagttgtgacgtttgatagcacacaaggtgttcctccgatattcgggagttgcataatctcatagtcagaggaacatgtataagtcatgatgaaagcaatagcaataaaactaaatgatcatttatgctaagctaacggatgggtcttgtccatcacatcattctctaatgatgtgatcccgttcatcaaatgacaacacatgtctatggtcaggaaacttaaccatctttgattaacgagctagtcaagtagaggcatactagggacactctgttttgtctatctattcacacatgtactaaatttctggttaatacaattctagcatgaataataacatttatcatgatataaggaagtataaataacaactttattattgcctctagggcatatttcattcagtctcccacttgcactaaagtcaataatctagttcacattgccatgtgatttaacaccaatagttcacatctttatgtgattagttcacatctccatgtgactaatacccaaagggtttactagagtcaataatctagttcacatcgctatgtgattaacacccaaagagtgatcatgttttgcttgtgagagaagtttagtcgacgggtctgccacattcagaggcgtatgtattttgcaaattttctatgtccacaatgctctgcatggagctactctagctaatcgctcccactttcaatatgtatctagatcgagacatagagtcatccagatcggtgtcaaagcttgcatcgacgtaactccttacgatgaactctttgtcacctccataacagagaaacatttccttattccactaaggataattttgaccgttgttcagtgatccactcctggatcactattgtaccctctaccaaactcatggtgaggtacacaataggtctggtacgcagcatagcatactttatagaacctatgactgaggcatagggaatgacttttcattctctttctattttctgccgtggtcgggttttgagtatttactcaacttcacaccttgcaacacaggcaataactccttctttgactgttccattttgaactacttcaaaaacttgtcaaggtatgtactcattgaaaaaatttatcaagcgtcttgttctatctctatagatcttgatgctcaatatgtaagcagcttcaccaaggtatttgttcaaaaaaactcctttcaaacactcctttatgctttccagaaaattccacATTATTTCcgaccaacaatatgtcattcacatatacttatcagaaaggttgtagtgctcccactcactttcttgtaaatacaggtttcaccgcaagtctgtataaaactatatgctttgatcaacttatcaaagcgtatattcaaactccgagatgcttgcaccagtccatagatggatcgctagagcttacacactttgttagcatctttaggattgacaaaaccttctggttgcatcatcttctttaataaatccattaaggaatgtagttttgatatccatttgccagatttcataaaatgcggcaactgctaacatgattcggacagacttttaagcatcgatacgagtgagaaaatccaatcatagtcaacaccttgaatttgtcaaaaaccttttgcgacaattcgagctttgtagatagtaacactactatgagcgtccgtcttcctcttgaagatccatttattctaaatggctcaccgatcatcaggcaagtcaatcaaagtccatactttgttctcatacatggatcccatctcagatttcatggccttaagtcatttcgcggaatctgggctcattatcgcttcctcatagttcgtaggtttgtcatggtgtagtaacatgacttccaaaataggattaccgtaccactctggtgcggaacgtactctggttgacttacgaggttcggttgtaacttgatctaaagtttcatgatcatcatcattaacttcatcactaattggtgtatgcatcactggaactgatttctgtgatgaactactttcaaattcgggagaaggtacaattacctcatcaagttctactttcctcccactcacttctttcgagagaaactccttctctagaaaggatccactcttagcaataaagatcttgccttcggatctgtgatagaaggtgtacccaacagtttcttttgggtatcttatgaagacgcacttctccgatttgggtttgagcttatcaggctgaaacttttcacataagcatcgcaaccccaaactttaagaaacgaaagcttagctttcttgctaaaccacagttcatacggtgtcatctgaacggatttttagatggtgccctatttaacgtgaatgcagctgtctctaatgcataaccccaaaacgatagtggtaaatcggtaagagacatcatacattgcaccatatctaataaagtacggttacgacgttcggacacagcattacaatgtggtgttccaggtggcgtgagttgcgaaactattctaaattgtttcaactgaaggccaaactcgtaactcaaatttttcgtctctgcgatcagatcatagaaactttattttcttgttacgatgatcctccacttcactctgaaattctttgaacttttcaaacgtttcagacttgtgtttcattaagtagatatacccatatatgctcaaatcatatgtgaacgtcagaaaataacgatacccgtcgcgagcctcaacactcattggaccgcacacatcggtatgtattatttccaacaagtctgttgctcgctccattgttctgaagaacgaagtcttagttatcttgcccatgaggcatggttcgcaagcatcaagtgattcataataaagtgactccaaaagcccatcagcatggagtttcttcatgcgctttacaccaatatgacctaaacggcagtgtcacaaatatgttgcactatcattatcaactttgcatcttttggcatcaatattatgaatatgtgtatcactacgatcgacattcagtaaaccattcaccttgggtgtatgaccacagaaggttttattcatgtaaatagaacaacaattattctttgacttaaatgaatagttgtattgcaataaacatgatccaatcatatttatgctcaatgcaaacaccaaataacatttattttaggttcaacactaatcccgaaggtaatgggagtgtgcgatggtgatcttatcaaccttggaatcacttccaactcacatcatcacctcgcccttcactagtctctgtttattttgcaactcttgttttgagttactactcttagcaactgaaccagtatcaaacactgaggggttgctacaaacactagtaaagtacacatcaataacatgtatatcaaatatacctttgttcactttgccatccttcttatccgccaagtatctagggcagttccacttccagtgaccatttcctttgcagtagaagcactcagtttcaggcttgggtctagctttgggcttcttcatgggagtggcaacttgcttgccattcttctttaagttccctttctttcctttgcccttttacttgaaactattggtcttgtcaaccatcaacacttgatgcttttcttgatttctaccttcactgatttcagcatcgcgaagagctcgggaatcgttttcgtcatcccttgcatattatagttcatcatgaagttccactaacttggcgatagtgactagagaactctgtcaatcactatcttatctagaagttaactcccacttgactcaagcgattgtagtactcagacattctgagcacatgctcactggttgagctattcttctccatcttgta is from Triticum aestivum cultivar Chinese Spring chromosome 3A, IWGSC CS RefSeq v2.1, whole genome shotgun sequence and encodes:
- the LOC123060984 gene encoding probable U6 snRNA-associated Sm-like protein LSm4, with translation MLPLSLLKTAQGHPMLVELKNGETYNGHLVNCDTWMNIHLREVICTSKDGDKFWRMPECYIRGNTIKYLRVPDEVIDKVQEETSKSRSDRKPPGVGRGRGRGDIGTKPGGRGIGRGQDDGKGGGRGRGGIGSKGGNKGGRGRG